Proteins found in one Thunnus maccoyii chromosome 5, fThuMac1.1, whole genome shotgun sequence genomic segment:
- the kcnc1b gene encoding potassium voltage-gated channel subfamily C member 1b isoform X2, with the protein MGLSDDKDRIVINVGGIRHQTYRSTLRTLPGTRLSWLAEPDAPNHFDYDAKIEEFFFDRHPGVFAHILNYYRTGKLHCPADVCGPLYEEELAFWGIDETDVEPCCWMTYRQHREAEEALDSFGGGGLLDLGSDDAEPEQDHGEDEVDEMTRRLAHGDCPDTRSGSLWSRWQKHVWALFEDPYSSKYARWVALASLFFILVSITTFCLETHEAFNPIINRTELEVVDNITVEHTYQETETALYLTYIEGVCVVWFTFEFLMRITFCPNKFDFIRNALNIIDFVAILPFYLEVGLSGLSSKAAKDVLGFLRVVRFVRILRIFKLTRHFVGLRVLGHTLRASTNEFLLLIIFLALGVLIFATMIYYAERIGANPNDPRASEHTHFKNIPIGFWWAVVTMTTLGYGDMYPQTTSGMLVGALCALAGVLTIAMPVPVIVNNFGMYYSLAMAKQKLPKKKNRHIPRAPQPGSPNFCKSSISSQPQSPIPHDDVFEIKFQDSKLNGEAASAALANEDCPHIDQAISPEEIFSPNERERPCFLVTTAERPNHTGGRVRRETQRQHRSRQPTESVCVMNHGVPTTMCMTHNGPSPT; encoded by the exons TAACGTGGGAGGGATCAGACATCAGACATACCGCAGCACCCTGCGCACCCTACCTGGCACTCGCTTGTCCTGGCTGGCCGAGCCTGATGCACCCAACCACTTTGACTATGATGCCAAGATCGAGGAATTTTTCTTCGACCGCCACCCTGGCGTTTTTGCACATATCCTTAATTACTACAGGACAGGTAAACTGCACTGCCCGGCTGATGTCTGCGGGCCCCTCTATGAGGAGGAACTGGCCTTCTGGGGCATTGATGAGACAGACGTGGAGCCATGCTGCTGGATGACCTATCGCCAGCACCGGGAGGCAGAGGAGGCCCTTGATAGTTTCGGCGGGGGGGGCCTGTTAGACCTGGGGAGCGATGATGCGGAGCCAGAGCAGGACCATGGTGAAGATGAAGTGGATGAGATGACAAGGAGGCTGGCGCATGGAGACTGTCCTGACACCAGGAGTGGGAGCTTGTGGAGCCGGTGGCAGAAACATGTTTGGGCTCTGTTTGAGGACCCATACTCCTCTAAATATGCAAGG TGGGTGGCTCTGGCCTCGCTGTTCTTTATTCTGGTGTCCATCACCACCTTCTGTCTGGAGACCCACGAGGCCTTCAACCCCATCATCAACCGCACTGAGCTGGAGGTGGTGGACAACATCACAGTGGAGCACACCTACCAGGAGACTGAGACTGCGCTCTACCTCACCTACATTGAAGGCGTTTGTGTGGTGTGGTTCACTTTCGAATTTCTAATGCGAATAACTTTCTGCCCGAACAAATTTGACTTCATTCGGAACGCCCTAAACATCATCGACTTTGTGGCCATCCTGCCCTTCTACCTAGAGGTGGGCCTCAGCGGGCTCTCCTCAAAGGCAGCGAAGGACGTGCTGGGTTTCCTGAGAGTGGTCCGCTTTGTGCGGATCCTGCGTATCTTCAAGCTCACCCGTCACTTTGTGGGTCTGAGGGTGCTGGGTCACACATTGAGGGCCAGCACCAATGAGTTCCTGCTGCTTATCATCTTCCTCGCTCTTGGTGTCCTAATCTTTGCCACTATGATCTACTACGCTGAACGGATTGGAGCAAACCCCAACGACCCTCGAGCAAGCGAGCACACACACTTCAAGAACATCCCGATCGGATTCTGGTGGGCTGTGGTGACCATGACGACCCTCGGCTATGGAGACATGTACCCTCAGACGACCTCCGGTATGCTGGTCGGAGCCCTGTGTGCCCTGGCAGGTGTGCTGACCATCGCTATGCCCGTCCCTGTGATTGTCAACAACTTTGGAATGTATTACTCCCTGGCCATGGCGAAACAGAAActaccaaagaaaaaaaataggcaTATCCCTCGGGCACCCCAACCAGGTTCTCCTAACTTCTGTAAGTCAAGCATCAGCTCCCAACCACAGAGCCCCATCCCCCATGACGACGTTTTCGAGATAAAGTTTCAAG ATTCAAAGCTGAACGGTGAGGCAGCTAGCGCAGCTCTGGCCAACGAAGACTGTCCTCACATAGACCAGGCCATATCGCCGGAGGAAATCTTCAGTCCCAACGAGAGAGAGCGGCCATGCTTCCTGGTCACCACGGCTGAACGCCCCAACCACACAGGGGGCAGAGTGAGGAGGG aGACCCAGCGACAGCATCGGAGCAGACAACCAACTGAGTCAGTTTGTGTTATGAACCATGGTGTACCAACCACTATGTGTATGACCCATAATGGCCCATCACCCACCTGA
- the kcnc1b gene encoding potassium voltage-gated channel subfamily C member 1b isoform X1: MGLSDDKDRIVINVGGIRHQTYRSTLRTLPGTRLSWLAEPDAPNHFDYDAKIEEFFFDRHPGVFAHILNYYRTGKLHCPADVCGPLYEEELAFWGIDETDVEPCCWMTYRQHREAEEALDSFGGGGLLDLGSDDAEPEQDHGEDEVDEMTRRLAHGDCPDTRSGSLWSRWQKHVWALFEDPYSSKYARWVALASLFFILVSITTFCLETHEAFNPIINRTELEVVDNITVEHTYQETETALYLTYIEGVCVVWFTFEFLMRITFCPNKFDFIRNALNIIDFVAILPFYLEVGLSGLSSKAAKDVLGFLRVVRFVRILRIFKLTRHFVGLRVLGHTLRASTNEFLLLIIFLALGVLIFATMIYYAERIGANPNDPRASEHTHFKNIPIGFWWAVVTMTTLGYGDMYPQTTSGMLVGALCALAGVLTIAMPVPVIVNNFGMYYSLAMAKQKLPKKKNRHIPRAPQPGSPNFCKSSISSQPQSPIPHDDVFEIKFQDSKLNGEAASAALANEDCPHIDQAISPEEIFSPNERERPCFLVTTAERPNHTGGRVRRGYEKPWSLNSMSGMSGDASGVSSVSALPCSPPCLMQHSHSPIPSIM, encoded by the exons TAACGTGGGAGGGATCAGACATCAGACATACCGCAGCACCCTGCGCACCCTACCTGGCACTCGCTTGTCCTGGCTGGCCGAGCCTGATGCACCCAACCACTTTGACTATGATGCCAAGATCGAGGAATTTTTCTTCGACCGCCACCCTGGCGTTTTTGCACATATCCTTAATTACTACAGGACAGGTAAACTGCACTGCCCGGCTGATGTCTGCGGGCCCCTCTATGAGGAGGAACTGGCCTTCTGGGGCATTGATGAGACAGACGTGGAGCCATGCTGCTGGATGACCTATCGCCAGCACCGGGAGGCAGAGGAGGCCCTTGATAGTTTCGGCGGGGGGGGCCTGTTAGACCTGGGGAGCGATGATGCGGAGCCAGAGCAGGACCATGGTGAAGATGAAGTGGATGAGATGACAAGGAGGCTGGCGCATGGAGACTGTCCTGACACCAGGAGTGGGAGCTTGTGGAGCCGGTGGCAGAAACATGTTTGGGCTCTGTTTGAGGACCCATACTCCTCTAAATATGCAAGG TGGGTGGCTCTGGCCTCGCTGTTCTTTATTCTGGTGTCCATCACCACCTTCTGTCTGGAGACCCACGAGGCCTTCAACCCCATCATCAACCGCACTGAGCTGGAGGTGGTGGACAACATCACAGTGGAGCACACCTACCAGGAGACTGAGACTGCGCTCTACCTCACCTACATTGAAGGCGTTTGTGTGGTGTGGTTCACTTTCGAATTTCTAATGCGAATAACTTTCTGCCCGAACAAATTTGACTTCATTCGGAACGCCCTAAACATCATCGACTTTGTGGCCATCCTGCCCTTCTACCTAGAGGTGGGCCTCAGCGGGCTCTCCTCAAAGGCAGCGAAGGACGTGCTGGGTTTCCTGAGAGTGGTCCGCTTTGTGCGGATCCTGCGTATCTTCAAGCTCACCCGTCACTTTGTGGGTCTGAGGGTGCTGGGTCACACATTGAGGGCCAGCACCAATGAGTTCCTGCTGCTTATCATCTTCCTCGCTCTTGGTGTCCTAATCTTTGCCACTATGATCTACTACGCTGAACGGATTGGAGCAAACCCCAACGACCCTCGAGCAAGCGAGCACACACACTTCAAGAACATCCCGATCGGATTCTGGTGGGCTGTGGTGACCATGACGACCCTCGGCTATGGAGACATGTACCCTCAGACGACCTCCGGTATGCTGGTCGGAGCCCTGTGTGCCCTGGCAGGTGTGCTGACCATCGCTATGCCCGTCCCTGTGATTGTCAACAACTTTGGAATGTATTACTCCCTGGCCATGGCGAAACAGAAActaccaaagaaaaaaaataggcaTATCCCTCGGGCACCCCAACCAGGTTCTCCTAACTTCTGTAAGTCAAGCATCAGCTCCCAACCACAGAGCCCCATCCCCCATGACGACGTTTTCGAGATAAAGTTTCAAG ATTCAAAGCTGAACGGTGAGGCAGCTAGCGCAGCTCTGGCCAACGAAGACTGTCCTCACATAGACCAGGCCATATCGCCGGAGGAAATCTTCAGTCCCAACGAGAGAGAGCGGCCATGCTTCCTGGTCACCACGGCTGAACGCCCCAACCACACAGGGGGCAGAGTGAGGAGGG GTTATGAAAAGCCTTGGAGCCTTAACAGCATGTCTGGCATGAGCGGGGATGCCTCTGGAGTGTCCTCAGTGTCCGCCCTGCCCTGCAGCCCACCCTGTCTAATGCAGCACTCACATTCTCCCATCCCATCCATTATGTAG